The genomic region gttcattcaatattattttctccatttttctaTATGTTATACATAGCAGGTTTGCGAAATTCCAagttaatcttttttttttcttttttatcgtGTTCCTTTAACATGGGACCAATGACGCAGATTTCAAATTGCAGCTATGGCTGTCTATTCTGATCACAACCACGATTAGAATAACTACAAAAGTGGCCCTCTTGTTGCGACCCCAACTTTTTTAGAGGATGATTCTCTTCcctcttaatttatttttcttttctttcctcttaCTTGAAAGGTTATGATTAAACCACATTAATCTCTtatattgatttcttttttcggtaacaatatattgatttctttaaagaaataataagataaaaaaataaaatgtgagaGGAGGATAAGGAAGAGAATAAGAATGGAACGAGAGAAAATCTTACTCTAACTTTTTGTTATGCAAATTTGTCTGATGCCCAATCAAAAAATTCCGTTCATACTTTTTATGAAATCTAGCCCCTCATCTTCTGCATCGCGAGCACATGCCACTTCAGCAAAGGATTGTCGCGGACAGAGGCGATGGGACAAAGGGACCAGCATTGGCCCAAGCTTGCCCTCatttttattcaagaaaaaagtAGACTAGTGTTATTAGGGcccctaagagcaactccaccatGGGAAAGCCCCcccaggctattcactatttaattcactcagtgaacagtaactaccatttaatgaacagtaacagCCTTTTACATCTCCAACCCTACACTGAATAGCCTTGGCTattggcaataaaatattagtattttttttatttataaaataatacaaaataattttatttgtaatttcggataagatttttaatcttTCTCGTtgcgtcacgtgtcattatccgaaaagataattattggtgatggatttcgataagatttttatccaatgtcatcgtgccacatgtcattaccTTTTCAGAATCGTTAAGgatagatttctgataagatttttaactaaTCACGTCGAGCCATGTGtcacaatctgtttacaatatttgaggatagatttcgaacaaatttttaacgaatgatggCATGCCACGTATCATTATCTACAACCTGATCCTTTTttaatcctccatataatccaccatccatcctcagaaatctcacaccaattttctgaAGATCTCtattattattcatagtttctacttctttcttcaccaaaatcaaaatctatatcattattcatagtttttacttccttcttacaatgtcttcttcttcaaggatgatgtgggaaatcgatcagcaagaggaagaattgtttaaccaatcaaaGGGAATGTTCAATATCCAGGTGGCccaaaatgagagggaagaagatgagaagcgtagaaggagagatgacgaagcaagaatgggcagagccttacattcccgtcgagtcatgaTTTTGATGAAGCAAGAATGGGCAGAGCCTtacgttccggaaaccttgatagaaggaggcaacgacgaggtacaAAACTCTTGCACGATTATTTTGTccgtaatagtgcattccctaatacgtactttagacgtcgttttagaatggaacgacatttgttcaacaaaatcatgattgttgtttgcaaccatgattcttactttgtgcaaaagaaagatgtttttggtgctatgggtctcaTTCTTgtgcaaaaaattactgctaccttgcggatgcttgcatatagaGTATCTGCCGACCAAGTGGATAAGATAGcaaggatggggaaatcaaccattcttgagtctctgatgaggttttgcggagcaatcaaATCTATCTACACTGCAGAGTACCTCCAGAGACCTACTGACATGAACTTGCAAAGACTTCTGAACAAGGGCAAGATACGAGGTTTTCATGGGATAATTAGAAGCATCGATTGTATGCATTGGACCTGGAAAAAATGTCCAAGTGTATGGCAAGGCACTTATGGGG from Pyrus communis chromosome 4, drPyrComm1.1, whole genome shotgun sequence harbors:
- the LOC137732740 gene encoding uncharacterized protein, whose translation is MSSSSRMMWEIDQQEEELFNQSKGMFNIQVAQNEREEDEKRRRRDDEARMGRALHSRRVMILMKQEWAEPYVPETLIEGGNDEKDVFGAMGLILVQKITATLRMLAYRVSADQVDKIARMGKSTILESLMRFCGAIKSIYTAEYLQRPTDMNLQRLLNKGKIRGFHGIIRSIDCMHWTWKKCPSVWQGTYGDRKGEKSIILEAVASFDTWI